A window from Streptomyces sp. NBC_00335 encodes these proteins:
- a CDS encoding TetR/AcrR family transcriptional regulator: MGRPRTNDEAVKERLVECATEMLATRPRESVTVRAVATAAEASTTAVYSLFGGKDGLIRAVRDRAVAGLFQDLSAVQTSADPLADLYALAVAYRRWGRGHSHLYTVLFGGVQSFDPSGEAGAGDPIRPLLAAIDRALTASVLAGEATSIALSIWAALHGLVTLELAGALDATTAEAAFRSTIHATLRGWTTPEVFRSLRQAELAR, encoded by the coding sequence GTGGGTAGGCCCAGAACAAACGACGAGGCCGTCAAAGAGCGGCTCGTGGAGTGCGCGACCGAGATGCTCGCCACCCGTCCGCGGGAGTCCGTCACGGTCCGCGCCGTGGCCACTGCCGCCGAGGCGTCGACGACGGCGGTGTACTCCTTGTTCGGCGGTAAGGACGGGCTGATCCGTGCGGTGCGCGACAGAGCCGTCGCCGGCCTGTTCCAGGACCTGTCGGCGGTGCAGACCTCCGCGGACCCTCTCGCCGACCTCTACGCACTGGCCGTCGCCTACCGTCGTTGGGGGCGCGGACACAGCCACCTCTACACGGTGCTGTTCGGTGGTGTGCAGTCCTTCGACCCGTCGGGAGAGGCCGGTGCCGGTGACCCGATCCGCCCGCTGCTCGCGGCGATCGATCGCGCCTTGACGGCGTCCGTCCTCGCCGGCGAAGCAACGTCGATCGCCCTGTCGATCTGGGCCGCCCTGCACGGGCTCGTGACTCTCGAACTCGCCGGGGCCCTCGACGCCACCACGGCCGAGGCCGCTTTCCGCTCGACGATTCACGCCACGCTGCGCGGATGGACGACCCCGGAGGTGTTCCGCAGTCTTCGCCAAGCCGAACTCGCCCGGTGA
- a CDS encoding alpha/beta hydrolase produces MPTSVIRLVRFTGRLLLTLAAVAALVVVFLALIALTDGAGSGLAAWLTTLGTGTVLALWRGRHRTWPARLVPFLPVVVAAALTAAVCIPTAPTARRYPPALPFVSTQHWNLDTGSRVAVYHYPPANPGPRHPVPFVYLHGGPIRGISVQDHTFLQLLARQGYDVYAYEQAGGGRSDLLPMDQYTISRAVRDLAAFVDRLDKGKVDILGFSGGGVVLTRALADPGVATRLHRAVIAEPGPMDGPTAHITGHKGRASARGLAPNPTGPRSTHVPRYAVAFGFMRLGLLSPDTGLIGQAEGANAFTAADLGSDTASAYCAGDAHRIPSEDTAQNFSFSPAASLRVQQTVKDSPSVAPLLRQSRTPAMLMIAACSSQVRQWATAILAHDPAIQRTQYMPGVGHHMWNGLDDNNDRAAAVITAFLQDKPAPLPNYPTRDEIPAFMRDHK; encoded by the coding sequence GTGCCCACGTCCGTCATACGTCTCGTCCGCTTCACCGGACGCCTCCTGTTAACCCTGGCCGCCGTTGCGGCGCTGGTCGTCGTCTTCCTCGCACTGATCGCACTCACGGACGGGGCGGGTTCGGGGCTCGCCGCGTGGTTGACGACCCTCGGGACCGGGACCGTCCTCGCGCTGTGGAGGGGGCGGCACCGCACCTGGCCGGCGCGGCTCGTGCCGTTCCTGCCGGTGGTCGTCGCGGCGGCGTTGACGGCGGCGGTCTGCATCCCGACCGCACCGACGGCCCGGCGGTATCCGCCCGCGCTGCCGTTCGTGTCCACTCAGCACTGGAACCTGGACACGGGCAGCCGGGTCGCGGTCTATCACTACCCGCCCGCGAACCCCGGCCCCCGGCATCCCGTCCCGTTCGTGTACCTCCACGGGGGCCCCATCCGCGGCATCTCGGTGCAAGACCACACCTTTCTGCAACTCCTGGCACGCCAGGGCTACGACGTCTACGCCTACGAACAGGCCGGCGGCGGACGAAGCGACCTGCTCCCCATGGACCAGTACACGATCTCCAGGGCGGTCCGTGACCTCGCCGCCTTCGTCGACCGCCTGGACAAGGGCAAGGTCGACATCCTCGGATTCTCCGGGGGCGGAGTCGTGCTCACCCGAGCCCTGGCCGACCCGGGCGTCGCCACACGCCTGCACCGGGCGGTCATCGCCGAGCCCGGGCCCATGGACGGCCCCACCGCACACATCACCGGGCACAAGGGCCGGGCATCCGCACGAGGCCTCGCCCCCAACCCGACCGGACCGCGATCGACGCACGTCCCCCGGTACGCCGTGGCTTTCGGCTTCATGCGACTCGGACTCCTCAGCCCCGACACCGGACTGATCGGACAGGCCGAAGGCGCCAACGCCTTCACCGCCGCGGACCTCGGCAGCGACACCGCATCCGCCTACTGCGCGGGCGACGCGCACCGCATCCCCAGCGAGGACACCGCACAGAACTTCTCCTTCAGCCCTGCCGCCAGCCTCCGCGTCCAGCAGACGGTCAAGGACTCGCCCTCCGTCGCACCGCTACTGAGGCAGTCCCGGACCCCCGCGATGCTGATGATCGCCGCATGCTCCTCCCAGGTCCGTCAATGGGCGACCGCCATCCTCGCCCATGACCCCGCCATCCAGCGCACGCAGTACATGCCCGGAGTCGGACACCACATGTGGAACGGCCTCGACGACAACAACGACCGAGCCGCTGCCGTCATCACTGCGTTCCTTCAGGACAAGCCGGCACCCCTGCCGAACTACCCGACCCGCGACGAGATCCCTGCCTTCATGCGCGACCACAAATGA
- a CDS encoding NADPH-dependent FMN reductase, which produces MTALPVILLLSGSLRAGSSNETVLRTARAAAPSGVRTVFYEGLADLPHFNPDDDAEPLPGPVAGLRAAIAGAAGVLICTPEYAGTLPGSFKNLLDWTVGGTEICDKPVAWVNAAAPGRGEGAEATLRTVLGYTGADIRDAACARITVDRGTVGADGTVADEAVRAQLAGILTLLAAGAGADFRPEADS; this is translated from the coding sequence ATGACTGCGCTCCCTGTGATCCTCTTGCTGTCGGGAAGCCTGCGGGCCGGCTCCTCCAACGAGACCGTCCTGCGCACCGCGCGAGCGGCGGCCCCTTCCGGGGTGCGGACGGTCTTCTACGAAGGGCTGGCGGACCTCCCGCACTTCAACCCCGACGACGACGCCGAACCGCTGCCGGGTCCGGTGGCCGGGCTGCGCGCGGCGATCGCCGGGGCGGCCGGGGTGCTGATCTGCACCCCGGAGTACGCCGGCACCCTGCCGGGCTCCTTCAAGAACCTGCTCGACTGGACCGTCGGCGGCACCGAGATCTGCGACAAGCCCGTCGCCTGGGTGAACGCGGCGGCCCCGGGCCGCGGCGAGGGCGCGGAGGCCACCTTGCGGACGGTCCTCGGCTACACCGGCGCCGACATCCGGGACGCGGCGTGCGCGCGGATCACCGTGGACCGCGGGACGGTGGGCGCGGACGGCACCGTCGCCGACGAGGCCGTACGCGCCCAACTCGCCGGGATCCTCACCCTGCTGGCGGCCGGGGCCGGAGCCGACTTCCGTCCGGAGGCCGACTCCTAG
- a CDS encoding AMP-binding protein, with product MTTLYEAFRDSAHRHPDATALEVDEHVLTYAELTDLVDRLAGRLAVAPGTRVGLVATRSLAAYAGYLAILRCGATVVPLNPTFPRQRIESIATQANLGLFLIDGGLDEAVVAAMTASAERLSARALVETDATVTGPATEPEPGPYAGGGDDIAYVLFTSGSTGRPKGVPIRNRNAEAYVRHHVARHESAPGCRYSQTFDLTFDPSVFDMFICWGGGAALVVPNASELLDPAAFVSARAITHWFCVPYIVTLANRLGLLPPGSMPTLRRSLFGGEALTLEQAAIWADAAPNSTIENMYGPTEAVVTITTYVLPPQRSDWPATANGTVPIGALHPDLEYLLLDDELCVRGPQRFDGYLDPADDEGRFHPKEGPAPVPEDWYRTGDLVALQDGVFVHRGRIDQQVKFRGYRIELPEIEAKLRAVPGVTEAVVLHQPGANGGRLIAVHTGEQRPTSELTKLLREELAPYMVPSRFVHVDALPTNANGKIDRRSLMEEFAVGNRVRAAR from the coding sequence ATGACCACGCTCTACGAGGCGTTCCGAGACAGCGCCCACCGTCATCCCGACGCGACGGCGCTGGAGGTCGACGAACACGTCCTGACCTACGCCGAGCTCACCGACCTCGTCGACCGGCTCGCCGGCCGGCTCGCGGTCGCCCCCGGCACCCGGGTCGGCCTGGTCGCCACCCGCAGCCTCGCGGCGTACGCGGGCTACCTGGCGATCCTGCGGTGCGGCGCGACCGTGGTCCCGCTGAACCCGACCTTCCCCCGGCAGCGCATCGAGTCCATCGCCACCCAGGCGAACCTCGGGCTGTTCCTCATCGACGGCGGGCTCGACGAGGCCGTCGTCGCCGCGATGACCGCGTCCGCGGAGCGGCTCTCGGCCCGGGCGCTCGTCGAGACCGACGCCACGGTCACGGGGCCCGCCACCGAACCGGAACCGGGCCCGTACGCCGGCGGCGGCGACGACATCGCGTACGTCCTCTTCACCTCCGGTTCCACCGGCCGGCCCAAGGGCGTGCCGATCCGCAACCGCAACGCCGAGGCGTACGTCCGCCACCACGTGGCCCGGCACGAGAGCGCGCCCGGCTGCCGCTACTCGCAGACCTTCGACCTGACCTTCGACCCGTCGGTCTTCGACATGTTCATCTGCTGGGGCGGCGGCGCGGCCCTGGTCGTGCCCAACGCCTCCGAGCTGCTGGACCCGGCGGCCTTCGTCAGCGCCCGGGCCATTACCCACTGGTTCTGCGTGCCCTACATCGTCACCCTGGCGAACCGCCTCGGACTGCTGCCGCCCGGCTCCATGCCCACCTTGCGGCGCAGCCTGTTCGGAGGCGAGGCACTCACCCTGGAGCAGGCCGCGATCTGGGCCGACGCCGCCCCGAACAGCACGATCGAGAACATGTACGGGCCGACCGAGGCGGTCGTCACCATCACGACCTACGTGCTGCCGCCCCAGCGATCGGACTGGCCGGCGACGGCCAACGGCACCGTGCCCATCGGGGCACTGCACCCGGATCTCGAATACCTGCTCCTGGACGACGAGTTGTGCGTACGAGGTCCCCAGAGGTTCGACGGCTACCTCGACCCGGCCGACGACGAGGGCCGGTTCCACCCGAAGGAGGGCCCGGCGCCGGTCCCCGAGGACTGGTACCGCACCGGTGACCTGGTGGCCCTCCAGGACGGGGTCTTCGTCCACCGGGGCCGCATCGACCAGCAGGTCAAGTTCCGCGGCTACCGCATCGAACTCCCCGAGATCGAGGCGAAGCTGCGCGCGGTGCCGGGGGTCACCGAGGCGGTCGTCCTGCACCAGCCCGGCGCCAACGGCGGCCGGCTGATCGCCGTCCACACCGGCGAGCAGCGCCCCACCTCGGAGCTGACGAAGCTGCTGCGCGAGGAGCTGGCCCCGTACATGGTGCCGAGCCGCTTCGTGCACGTGGACGCCCTGCCGACCAACGCGAACGGCAAGATCGACCGTCGCAGTCTCATGGAGGAGTTCGCCGTCGGCAACCGGGTCCGGGCGGCACGCTAG
- a CDS encoding MFS transporter has translation MAEATTVAEPPPAPEPPRGGLRLPSWVTELGRPGARRLLAWQALIDSSGNGIALGLLTLYLIGPAGLTTSEVAACLSAAAVAGLLATLPARRLMPRIGARRYAIISSLVRGALIAVLPFTSGVVPVFVLMVLNGAAEAGRYAMYQVIIVDVVPEKDRGEVLGIRRAIGNLGFTVAAGLATLAIAGGSRGAFQVAFLFDAFTFVAAALMVARIKTSPPSAAEPGTRPRGFFQDRRYLTLTALRSVCGVLATSVFTVGLPLWVTTKTDAPAWLAGILLGLNTLLVVLFQVGISARVVGLVSARRFLLLGSALTSAGMVGFAVASHVGAVTAAILLLVGTVLAVFGEMTDTASWWVISIDLAPADRRAEYLTTFDISTPATEIIGPTSMVLVVALGSTGWLAFGALVLIACVWSALLLPRETPTGKDSAPS, from the coding sequence ATGGCCGAGGCCACGACCGTCGCCGAGCCCCCTCCGGCGCCCGAGCCGCCCCGCGGCGGCCTGCGGCTGCCCAGTTGGGTCACCGAGCTGGGCCGGCCCGGCGCCCGGCGCCTGCTGGCCTGGCAGGCGCTGATCGACTCCTCGGGCAACGGCATCGCCCTCGGCCTGCTGACCCTCTACCTGATCGGCCCCGCCGGGCTGACCACGTCGGAGGTCGCCGCGTGCCTGTCCGCCGCGGCCGTCGCGGGGCTGCTCGCCACGCTGCCGGCCCGCCGGCTGATGCCGCGCATCGGAGCCCGCCGCTACGCCATCATCTCCAGCCTGGTGCGCGGCGCGCTGATCGCCGTACTGCCGTTCACCTCCGGCGTCGTCCCCGTCTTCGTCCTCATGGTGCTGAACGGCGCGGCGGAGGCCGGGCGTTACGCCATGTACCAGGTCATCATCGTCGACGTGGTGCCGGAGAAGGACCGCGGCGAGGTCCTCGGCATCCGTCGCGCGATCGGCAACCTCGGCTTCACCGTGGCTGCCGGCCTTGCCACGCTCGCCATCGCCGGCGGCAGCCGCGGGGCCTTCCAAGTGGCCTTCCTCTTCGACGCGTTCACCTTCGTCGCCGCCGCCCTGATGGTCGCCCGGATCAAGACGAGCCCCCCGTCCGCGGCCGAACCCGGCACCAGGCCCCGGGGCTTCTTCCAGGACCGGCGGTACCTGACGCTGACCGCGCTGCGGAGCGTCTGCGGCGTCCTCGCCACCTCGGTGTTCACCGTCGGCCTGCCCCTGTGGGTGACCACCAAGACCGACGCCCCGGCCTGGCTCGCCGGCATCCTGCTCGGACTCAACACGCTGCTCGTCGTCCTCTTCCAGGTCGGCATCTCCGCCCGGGTCGTCGGCCTCGTCTCGGCACGGCGCTTCCTGCTCCTCGGCAGCGCGCTGACCAGCGCCGGCATGGTGGGCTTCGCCGTCGCCTCCCACGTCGGCGCGGTGACCGCGGCGATCCTGCTGCTCGTCGGCACCGTGCTCGCCGTCTTCGGCGAGATGACCGACACCGCGAGCTGGTGGGTGATCTCCATCGACCTGGCGCCCGCCGACCGCCGCGCCGAGTACTTGACGACCTTCGACATCTCCACCCCGGCGACGGAGATCATCGGCCCGACCTCCATGGTCCTGGTGGTTGCGCTCGGCAGCACCGGGTGGCTGGCCTTCGGCGCTCTGGTGCTGATCGCCTGCGTGTGGTCGGCGCTGCTGCTGCCCCGGGAAACCCCTACCGGGAAGGACTCGGCACCATCATGA
- a CDS encoding phosphopantetheine-binding protein, with the protein MTTHAPDASAEDLVTEAVRRAWTDVLGEEPESEEISFFDAGGDSLAAVELIEHLQEQLGRSPRIQDVYRSPSLAGLTTALLIDESAVPAAHHTTGRTVVRFRDADGGRLWVFLPPLSGAVTRYGRMTRLLPLADAVWACETPASLSRQGMRAVADGLAEALIAEGLTGFDEIVLGGYSLGGVFAHEVAGALAARIGHEKVSALLIDPPSPEDPSLTLSHEETFDIFVRVGWRITAREPAAFLDADGTMDFAGIAAAAAEAATLPKNAGADEVEAAWQVYAANAEILTGYAPGRHPDDRRALLRTPRKGESLALAAGEDWTACAPHAVWADVPDPERCWAVPLEHFQLLEPPNDVTIARWLVRTADLIADGRRAG; encoded by the coding sequence GTGACCACCCATGCCCCCGACGCCTCGGCCGAGGACCTTGTCACCGAGGCAGTCCGGCGCGCCTGGACCGACGTGCTCGGCGAAGAGCCCGAGTCCGAGGAGATCAGCTTCTTCGACGCCGGTGGCGACTCCCTGGCCGCCGTGGAGCTCATCGAGCACCTCCAGGAGCAGCTCGGCCGCTCGCCCCGCATCCAGGACGTCTACCGCTCCCCGAGCCTCGCCGGACTCACCACCGCCCTGCTCATCGACGAGAGCGCCGTGCCGGCCGCACACCACACCACCGGGCGCACGGTCGTGCGCTTCCGCGACGCCGACGGCGGCCGTCTGTGGGTCTTCCTGCCACCGCTCTCCGGAGCGGTGACCCGCTACGGGCGGATGACCCGGCTCCTCCCGCTGGCCGACGCCGTCTGGGCCTGCGAAACCCCGGCCTCCCTGTCCCGCCAGGGCATGCGGGCCGTCGCCGACGGTCTCGCCGAAGCGCTGATCGCCGAGGGCCTCACCGGCTTCGACGAGATCGTGCTCGGTGGCTACTCGCTCGGCGGGGTCTTCGCCCACGAGGTGGCCGGCGCGCTGGCCGCCCGGATCGGGCACGAGAAGGTCTCCGCGCTGCTCATCGACCCGCCGTCCCCCGAAGACCCCTCGCTGACGCTGTCCCACGAGGAGACCTTCGACATCTTCGTCCGGGTCGGCTGGCGCATCACCGCCCGGGAACCGGCCGCCTTCCTCGACGCCGACGGCACCATGGACTTCGCGGGCATCGCCGCCGCCGCGGCCGAGGCCGCCACGCTGCCCAAGAACGCCGGCGCCGACGAGGTCGAGGCGGCCTGGCAGGTGTACGCCGCCAACGCCGAGATCCTCACCGGCTACGCCCCCGGCCGGCACCCCGACGACCGCCGCGCCCTGCTCCGTACGCCGCGCAAGGGCGAGTCCCTCGCGCTGGCCGCCGGCGAGGACTGGACGGCCTGCGCGCCCCATGCGGTCTGGGCCGATGTCCCGGACCCCGAGCGGTGCTGGGCCGTACCGCTGGAGCACTTCCAGCTGCTGGAGCCGCCGAACGACGTCACCATCGCCCGCTGGCTCGTCCGGACGGCCGACCTGATCGCCGACGGACGGAGGGCGGGCTAG